The Pyrus communis chromosome 5, drPyrComm1.1, whole genome shotgun sequence region AAACACCCAAATATTATAGAATTTAATTCCACAAGGATTTAAGCTTTGATACAACTTCATTTCAAATATCCAAACCAATTTATGAATCCCAAACCTTTTGAAGCTGCAAGGAGAAAAAAGACGACGAGAGTTGAGAGAGGCAGAGGAGTCTCAGAAGAAGCTGCAGGGTATGGGTTTTGGGGGTTTAAGCACTGACATGCAATTTACCAGGCTGGAATTATCCGTTTCTTAAACCCCAACCCGTCTTCTAAAACAAGTCCCAAAATCTGTCGATTATTTTCCCCTTACTAGACCAAAAAACATTGGGCCCTTAAATAAGCTTCATGGGCCAGTTTGGCCGATATTAAATTGAGCCAAGTCCGTCTCATTTGATTAGTACTTTGTTGCACATTCCACGAGAGCGACTTATTTACTACAATCTAGTGacatttctctttatttgtaagtgatagATTTTAGGTTCGACTGACTAATTCAATACTAAATTATGACGTCTGGTTCATTGTGCGGCTAGCTCGAACTTTATACCTATTAAAGAAATGATAAAGACTTGCCTAAAATAGGGGTGACAGATTGTCGGATGTATCCTAAGCCAATTTTATAACAGTTTCCCTCCAATCTCTCAACTATGGCCAGATGTCTTTTGTTTGTGGATTTGGAATACAATTGACCTAGCACGCTTGTTTCATATTAGTCTTTCTTGCATTCAACACAAAACATCATAGTTTTCATAAAGTGAGCACCACATATAGGGGTTGTAGACATGCTCGAAATAATTTGAATTAAGCTCAGCTTTTTAGTGAAATGAGTTGAGCTAAAAAAAATGCTagaatcattaaaaaaaatgagccAATATGGATTTTTGGTATTTTCAGCTCATAAAGCTAGTGAACAGCTCATTTCTTTCATGAGATAGCTCGACTTGTTCGTTAAAGCTTGTCTCATAaatatactctctctctctctctctctctctctctcaccaatCTAGAAATACTCCTCtttgaaaatgatttaaatAATTAGATAAGCTCACGTTCTGAGTTGCCTCATTATCTAAAGTGTGAAGAACAAATTTTTGGAACAGGCGATCAATCAAGTGAGCGATAGGTAGGAGTAGAAACAAGCAATGCGTAGCAGCAGAGTACAACAAGAGGAATTGTTGTTCCGGTCAATCAATTGGCATGCCTAACCGATCGATCGGTTTGGctcttttgtgttttttgttccGCGTTTTCAAAGCCTATTTAGAGTAGGTTGTGGGTTTTATTGGGATTCCTTTCTTGTAACTAAAGCCATTACATATAATTAGGGCTTTATTCTTTGCACGAAAGACATAAGAATTACAAGGGAATCATTTTGAGAGATTGTGAGGGGTGTGAGATACCAAAAACTAGGGGTTGCaaaagcgtttttttttttttgttgtttgggGGGGTGGTGTGGTTCTTTTAACTAAAGGGGCTTTTCATACTAGTGAGATATCTTGGGTAACACCGAAAGTGGAGTTAGGCACGATTCGCTAAACCAAAAGAATTCTTGTTTACTTTTTGTTTGGTGTTTTTGTTGTATATTTATTGTTCTTGTTTAGGTGATCGTATGAGTTATCATAgttcattgaaaacaaagactGCTGATCAAATTCAAGTTCATTTCTATATAATCCACACCATCTATAATGATAAAGATACAGAATGCACGCAAAGAAAGAACCAGAACTACGTAACCAGTCAAATTCAAGTTCATTTCTATAACTCAAGATACTTACTTTTGTTCTCCGTTTGGGAAAATTCTCGACCGGTTTAACTGAAAACCCTCTAGTATACTCATGTGTACTCTATATTTGGTTAAAGAACTTCCAATAGTTTTAAGCGCATTGAATCATGCAGCTACTACCAACCGTTAACGAGATCCATGTCATATACACAAAACAAAGATGCACAAAACCTTCTAGCAAAACACAGTTCATTATctacataaatttcaaatttcaattcaatagATTACGTAAAATACTCCAAACCAAAATCAGATAGCATTCATAAAGTATAACTACTTACTTCATGAGAATGTCATAGTACTCGGGATCCAAAGAAGAAAACATTGCATCCACATCTTTTATAGCCATGATAGCTCTATGCACCATTATCCAATTTGCAGACTGCAAAACTCAAAAAAATCAATCTCATCACTTTCTTTCATTCCACACCAAACAGACCATttgaattataattaaaaactggaaaaacgataagaaaagaagaataaagTTATAAACTTGCAATTCAATTTTCTATTCCATCGACTGATTTTCTCGGCAAACAAACAGAAGAATagcaaaagagaaaagacaAACCTTGCAGCGCTTGTCTTTGGTGCTGAGACGTGAGCCTTCATGAGTAGTTTTTAGAGCTTCGACTGCCTTGCACCTAGATGAAAAACGGATTAAACATTTTTGGGGGAATTATCAAATCATTAAGGGGTTTTACAGAAAATTGTATGTAGAAAAGGGAAAATGATTTGGAGTGATACTGTTTGAGTAAGCTCTCGATCTTTCGAGATTTTTGTTCGAttctgttctctctctctctctctctctctctctctctctccccccccccctccctccctccctcccccccccccccctccctccctccctccctccccccccccccccccccctccctccctccctctgaTTTTCTCACCTGGCAATTGGAAAAGACTTGAGGAAACATGTTCCCGAGAAAGTGACACGGCAGGTGGACCAAACTGTATATTGGGCTGGATCCCAGGTCGGTCCAAAGATAGCCTTGAATTCAGACTGTTTGATTgtctaaatttttgttaaattagtaaATAAATAGTGTGAAAAACTATTTTGTTACtcagtttaaattttttatcttcaaCAACGCATTTATCTTGTCaaactttaaatattttattattaacaatTCAAATCCAACCAACTCATTTTCTAAAAGAGTCCCAtctatcttcattttcttcttgcTCAAGATTTCACTcttgagttttattttattttttaatatttagctTATGAACAGTTGCTCTGTAAATTTAAGGAGTGACCGATCATTTTGCTATAATAGTGACTCTTTTGTAGAGTTTGTTGGagatgtgtttttttatttaaattttactatttcaaatagaattttggttattttacaGCATTTCCTAAAAATGCACTTAGTAACTTGAAGTGAATTTGGCTTAAGTAGCATGGTCTTTTTTAGAGGGGTGTATTAATTTAGACTCAATCAGCTATACAaaatgttgaagaaaaaaataccTACTTATCCATGTCACCAACTCgaagaatttaaaattaaaattaaatttaaattttcatttcttttttttatattttacccttatttacaaaataaatttcCTAATTTTATGCATCTTTTACTCTTATAATTTGAAATCAAaagatattaaaataaaataataccttttttttcaaaaaaaaaaaaccttatcaATAGCACAAATCCTATATGAAATTTAACTATTAGaacaaattctaaaaatattatataaatatacaaataaaaatatccataaaaaatttaaaatattttattttttgttttgccaaaaaaaaaaaaaaaaactttatcaATAGGAACAtttttatacattaaaaatatcCCTTAAATAGTCAGTAAAACACATATGCTTTGATCAATGTTGTTCCTTTCAcgtctaaaaaaacaaaaagcaaccAATGAAACTAAATAACAATTCAATTTAATGTTAAATGATTTTGGTTCGCATATACATGCAAAAATTCCAATTTCATTAGGTAGTGATTTGTTTCTGTCTATTgattctttttaaatttattcaatcGTACGACTCGATATAACGAAATGAGCATTGGAAGAAAAATAGAATGTGAAAAATCACTTATCTTTCATTGTCCCGtacatgaaggaaaaaaaataaaaaataaaaaataaagcttAAAAAGCATAAGAGAAAAACTCTTCCTAGATGTGTATGATCAAATTTGTATGCCCATTACTCATGTAGTTTGCATTGCTATTTGCTTAGGTGCTCAATCAGCTTTGTGTTGCACCAAATTGCTTTTGTTTCAATCAAGACGGTGTCGTTTACATTGTTCCACCAAATTGCTTTCGTTTTGTTCTTTAATCAAATGACCTCCAAGCCCCTACAGATAAGATTACCACTCCACAAAATCCcgtaaatcaaaacaaaacacaaggTCAATATCGTCATTCTAACCAAACGGTCATAATCATCGACACTCCACTTCTTAAATTCCTTTCCCCTCTCCCCCCACTCTTTTccactctttcttcttccttgctttcAAAGTCTTCGTTTGCTTCACACAAAATCCAAAACCTCCGCAGAAGCTCAACTGCTCATCAATGGCGGACTCCATCCCCTGCAGAAAACCCCACTTCCCATTCTCCGATCCAAACCCAGAAGCTCACCAAAACCCGATTCAAGACGGTAAGTCCTACACCATGCACTTTCTCCTTAAAGCTCTAATCTTTGCCATTTtcattgttgttcttccactTTTCCCCTCACAAGCTCCCGAATTTATCAACCACACGATCCTCACCAAGTTCTGGGAGCTCATTCACGTTATCTTCGTCGGCATTGCCGTGTCCTACGGCTTGTTCAGCAGAAGAAATAGTGCTGAAATGGGGTTTGAGAATAGCTCAAATGTAGGTACTTCTGAGTCTTATATGCCTACAATATTTCCCGTTTCGTCGAATTTCGACAGCGGGTATGAACACCCATGTGGGTATGGTGAGAAAAGTGAAGGTGAGAGTTGGAATTCTGGGTATTTTGTGGGTAACCCTGTTGCTGCTGTGGCTCAATCTTGTCATGAAAGCAATGTTTTTTATGCCCACTGCAAACCCAGTTTGGGGATTTGTGAAAGTGGGTGTGAAAATTCATGTGGGTATAAAGAGAAAAATGTTACTCAAGCTTGGAATTCTCAGTATTTTCAGGGTGAATCAATGGTGTTTGTGGCTCAACCAAATTATGGTCTTGATGAATGGGGAAAACCCAGATCAATGGTTGATAATCAGCCGTTAGGATTGCCGGTTCGGAGTTTGAAACCAAGGGTGCAAAACCAGGATAGTTTTGAGTTTGTTGCTAGGAGTGAGTTCAgtttaggttctaagggctctTTTAATAGCTCTGATAGGGTTAGTAATGGGGATTTTGATGATTTGGGTGCTATAAATTTAAAACAGAAGTTCAATGAAGCTGCCACATCACCTTCCCCGGTTCATTGGCGTTCGCATTCTGCAAGGATGGAAAGGGGGAAAAGAGTAGGTAGTAATGCTCGTCCTTCGCGTTTGAGGCCACTCTCAGTTGATGAAACTCAGTTTGAATCAATGAAAACTCGGTCTTTCCAGTCCACATTGTCCTTTACTTCTGATTCTTCTTCTCAAACTAGTTCTCTGTCTTCTTCCCCAAAAGAAGACTCTTTCACGCACTCCATGTCTTCGGAGGTGCTTAACTCGAAGGTGGAGAatgtgaagaaaagaaagagtccTCATTCTCAAGGGTCGTCTTCTCCTTCAGTGAGTGCGTTGCATTCGCGGGGCTACAGCATTGGTTCTTTCCATGAGGAGGACTTGAGGAGAAGCTCCGAAAATTACTTGAAGGATTTGAGTGGGAGcggaagcagaagcagaagtgGAAGTGGAAACGGAAGCGGAAGTGAGGAGGAGCAATTGGGAAGCAAAGAGTTGGGGCAAGGTTTTTTGGGATTGAATACTAAACCTGCAAGCCTCACTAAATCTGTATCAAGGGGAAAATCTGTTAGAACGATCAGAGGTAGTAGATTTGCCACTCATGAAAAAGTTGAGAAGATGTGTGACATTGGTGAGTTTATATCTATGAGAAAAGATATGATGCAAAATGGAGTAACCAACACGAAAAATCTTGGAAATGGAAAGAGTAAGCATGATCTTGGCAATCCTTTTCACATGCCAAAGCTAGAATTTCCGAAACATGAGAAGAAGGAGATGCGAGAAGTTCGTGGCAATGCAGCTGCGgagtttgaagaagaagagttgGAAAGTGAGGCAGAAAACTTTCAATTGAGCTCGGATGATGAACGTGAAGATGATGCTCTTGCCACTGCTGCTGCGGCTACAAGTAGCAACTCTCTGAATGTTGGAGGAGCAGACTCAGAGGTTGATAAGAAGGCGGGCGAGTTCATAGCGAAATTTAGAGAGCAGATTAGGCGTCAAAAAGTGGCATCAATGGACAGATCAAGAGGGCAACACATATCTGCTAATTCCTTTGGGCGATGATCATATAATTATGAATTATGATGCTCAAAGtatattttctatttatttattttatacatttaaTAAAACATTTGGTGTCTGTTGTACCAGGTAAATGTTTAGAAGGCATTTTCAATCATACAAATTTACTACGGTTGGTGTTATATTTTGGAAAGAGCAATGCTAGGGAGATCACAAAAACATGTTTCGACTGCCGACAGCCGAAGCCACGGTTACAATTggcttcatttttcaattttcgtGTGGCGTCCAATTATGAATTATACAAAATGAATAAGGTTGATATTTATTCGTTGGTAGAATAATGATTGCCTATGGATTGATTGGAATACAACATTTCGGGTGCACAGATAAATGCTCGTATCCATTTGAGCTACAAGTTTCTTGTACTTTAAACTAGAGTCCAATGAACGATGCCTAAGTGCACCTCCAGTTGTGCTCAAGGAATTTTTATAGCCTGCATGTCATAATCAAAACCGTTTATTTCTaaatcactatttatataatcaTGATATGTGAAAGACCAATCAAATTGAAGATTGTTTAGTATCTTATGTGtattgaagaaattgaagatTTTCGGTAACTAAATCCGTGTAATGAGCTTGAAATGCGTTTTTGGTTGGGCTGAATCCGAAGACACATTTGGATTGAATTGGACCCCAAAAGCAGTAAGATGGGTCTGTCATCTGTGTCAGCTTGGACCCCTCCAGGCAAATAATGAAGAACCTTGAGTGGAGGAAATGATATTACAAAAACCATTGGGGAGTTaaatgatactatttatttggTTCTTGCCTGCAAACTGAAGAGATAACGTCACCAAATAACGGTTTCTTTTTTGCTGTGTGTTGGTCGGGT contains the following coding sequences:
- the LOC137733157 gene encoding uncharacterized protein gives rise to the protein MADSIPCRKPHFPFSDPNPEAHQNPIQDGKSYTMHFLLKALIFAIFIVVLPLFPSQAPEFINHTILTKFWELIHVIFVGIAVSYGLFSRRNSAEMGFENSSNVGTSESYMPTIFPVSSNFDSGYEHPCGYGEKSEGESWNSGYFVGNPVAAVAQSCHESNVFYAHCKPSLGICESGCENSCGYKEKNVTQAWNSQYFQGESMVFVAQPNYGLDEWGKPRSMVDNQPLGLPVRSLKPRVQNQDSFEFVARSEFSLGSKGSFNSSDRVSNGDFDDLGAINLKQKFNEAATSPSPVHWRSHSARMERGKRVGSNARPSRLRPLSVDETQFESMKTRSFQSTLSFTSDSSSQTSSLSSSPKEDSFTHSMSSEVLNSKVENVKKRKSPHSQGSSSPSVSALHSRGYSIGSFHEEDLRRSSENYLKDLSGSGSRSRSGSGNGSGSEEEQLGSKELGQGFLGLNTKPASLTKSVSRGKSVRTIRGSRFATHEKVEKMCDIGEFISMRKDMMQNGVTNTKNLGNGKSKHDLGNPFHMPKLEFPKHEKKEMREVRGNAAAEFEEEELESEAENFQLSSDDEREDDALATAAAATSSNSLNVGGADSEVDKKAGEFIAKFREQIRRQKVASMDRSRGQHISANSFGR